A single genomic interval of Shewanella psychropiezotolerans harbors:
- a CDS encoding CheR family methyltransferase: protein MKSEDMIEFEVNQLLEAIHFRYGYDFRDYSRASLERRILNRVQLSDLDSVSDMVPKILHDPDFFDLFLRDMSVTVTEMFREPLVFKKVRQKVFTQLKTYARVNIWHAGCATGEEVYSMAIMLKEEGLLERTRIYATDYNNHSLEIAEKGIYPAEKIKLFTQNYLASGGKASFADYYQAKFNSAKMAESLKEHITFANHNLMKDQAFAEMHLIVCRNVLIYFNPRLQDRVLSLFKESLIPRGFLLLGDKETLEFSQVKSSFEEFATKERIFRRLIHV from the coding sequence ATGAAATCTGAAGATATGATTGAGTTTGAAGTCAATCAACTGCTTGAGGCGATACATTTCCGTTATGGCTATGACTTTCGTGATTATTCCAGAGCCTCTCTGGAACGAAGGATTTTAAATCGAGTTCAGCTATCGGATCTTGACTCTGTGTCTGACATGGTACCTAAAATTTTACATGATCCGGATTTTTTCGATCTCTTTTTACGGGACATGTCGGTGACTGTGACCGAGATGTTTCGTGAACCTCTGGTGTTCAAGAAGGTACGTCAAAAAGTTTTTACTCAGCTCAAAACCTACGCAAGAGTCAACATCTGGCATGCAGGTTGCGCGACGGGAGAGGAGGTCTATTCCATGGCTATCATGCTCAAGGAGGAGGGGCTGCTGGAGCGTACCCGGATTTATGCCACCGATTACAATAATCATTCTCTGGAGATTGCCGAGAAGGGGATTTATCCCGCCGAAAAAATAAAACTATTCACGCAAAATTATCTGGCATCCGGCGGCAAGGCCTCATTTGCCGATTATTATCAGGCAAAATTTAACTCGGCTAAGATGGCAGAGTCGCTCAAAGAACATATCACCTTTGCCAACCATAATTTAATGAAAGATCAGGCCTTTGCCGAGATGCACCTGATCGTGTGTCGCAACGTGCTCATCTATTTTAACCCCAGGTTACAAGATAGGGTTCTCAGCCTGTTTAAAGAGAGTCTGATCCCCAGAGGCTTTCTCTTGCTAGGGGATAAGGAGACTCTGGAGTTCAGTCAGGTAAAGTCCTCATTCGAGGAGTTTGCTACTAAGGAGCGGATATTCAGGCGGCTCATTCATGTATGA
- a CDS encoding response regulator has protein sequence MAEIQTRSFFKFTIAKKLMLAAVLNLSLMAMVGSYSMVMIGLIGAEIEEVSNIDLPRVRSLTQIETHLLEQEIYFEKALRLAEEMQLDSRVGAEASLLIAARDFNHVDIQYRELSAKINDEIDEITEEVKHDIKAASAQTDIDAFKTILSGLIKIKQEHLQFEQDSFTILTTIESGEWDHTISQAVIEAVEQEGADLDHELIALREKVEHLIQALLSDAEENGKEGFKGIIIFVLISLVLSVVISFVMARLIIKPVTEIKAVTDGLTTGDLTQKVSWSSADEIGDLSVSINTMIATLNDVADQADAIASGDFSKEIVTKSTKDRLGIALHEMKGQIKERTASLSNSLNINQGIVNTSVDGIVSLQDDGTIISVNAATEMMFKYSAESLIGKNIKIMMPELFHSEHDDYLSRDKTVGLKDAVGKGREAVALRSDGSTFPLFLSVGLVKQGKEVMYTIFIRDITQEKQYEQDLKKTNEDLLKQNEMKNQVSVINELTQGASKIRAMADNIISALAEMMQAGHGVLYTCGDEDDGLSLSGSYAFKKRKAILSSIPIGEGLVGQCAKEKKTILLTQVPGDYIQINSGLGESSPLNVLVVPVLFEDELMGVIELASFQTFSDEQIEVIELICSNLGIVINNLRSQERTQTLLLETQMQAEELQAQQEELKSSNESLLEQTQLLKTSEEELKQQSEELKVSNEELEEKQVFLKRQKDEIEAAKVDLTIKANELALASKYKSEFLANMSHELRTPLNSLLLLAKGLADNKSQHLDEVEVEDAKVIFDGGNNLLCLINDIMDLSKVEAGKLTIHIEEVNLSVLSRNLKQVFDPIARSRNLEFIINLDEKLPLSITSDGQRVEQVLRNLLSNALKFTETGSVSLNIGFVKSETLFSHSSLDANEAVSLAVVDTGIGIPTDKLQAIFEAFQQQDGSTSRKYGGTGLGLTIARELTRLLGGEIQLESSPEQGSTFTLYLPSKFDSDGIDPKSEGHNEAILSEVKYTTVADESSSSSSVTQSPTRNPVKHDPAMQIHPEFIPDDRNSLHEGDRSLLIIDDDRIFAKILRDHARENGYKCLVAGDGRTGIYLAQEYQPDGIILDIMLPDIDGHKVLEQLKFSLKTRHIPVEIISAHSDDKNAALVQGAIGLQTKPVSQEQLLTVFDEIRAFSATELRHVLVVEDDIANQTSIIRLLENSDIDIKCVDNGSQGVDEIMSGKYDCVILDLGLPDFSGFEVLKRIDASELARVPPVIIYTGKEITDEEQDELNKYSSTIVIKGVGSAERLLDDISLFLHDIESRFCVSSQKTIHMLHDEDSMLKGRKVLLADDDMRNTYALSKKLIEIGFDVEMAHNGKEAVEQLEKDKNFELVLMDTMMPEMDGYEATRKIREMSDYKHIPIIALTAKAMPEDREKSLQAGASEYLTKPIDFDKLLSIMRIWLFRN, from the coding sequence ATGGCTGAAATTCAAACTCGATCATTTTTCAAATTCACCATAGCGAAGAAATTGATGCTAGCGGCTGTGCTTAATTTGTCTTTGATGGCCATGGTCGGTTCCTATTCCATGGTCATGATTGGGCTTATAGGCGCAGAGATAGAGGAAGTTTCCAACATAGACCTACCACGAGTACGCAGCCTGACTCAAATTGAAACTCATCTGTTAGAGCAGGAGATCTATTTTGAGAAAGCCCTACGCTTGGCCGAAGAGATGCAGCTGGATAGCCGTGTAGGCGCCGAAGCAAGTCTGTTGATTGCAGCTAGAGATTTTAATCATGTAGATATTCAATACCGCGAGTTGTCGGCCAAGATCAATGATGAAATAGATGAGATAACGGAGGAAGTGAAACATGACATAAAGGCGGCCTCGGCGCAGACTGATATTGATGCTTTTAAAACAATACTGAGTGGATTAATCAAAATAAAACAGGAGCACCTGCAATTTGAACAAGACTCTTTCACTATCTTGACCACCATAGAATCGGGGGAGTGGGATCACACCATCAGTCAGGCCGTCATAGAAGCCGTTGAGCAAGAGGGGGCGGATCTTGATCATGAACTCATAGCCTTGCGTGAGAAGGTGGAACACCTTATACAAGCCTTACTATCTGATGCCGAAGAAAATGGTAAAGAGGGCTTTAAGGGGATCATTATCTTTGTGCTTATCTCCTTGGTCTTGAGTGTGGTGATCTCTTTTGTCATGGCCAGGTTGATTATTAAGCCCGTTACAGAGATTAAAGCCGTGACCGATGGACTCACCACTGGCGATCTGACACAAAAAGTCTCCTGGAGCAGCGCGGATGAAATTGGTGATTTGTCGGTGTCGATCAATACCATGATAGCGACCCTGAATGATGTTGCTGATCAGGCCGATGCCATAGCCAGTGGTGACTTCTCCAAGGAGATAGTGACTAAGAGTACTAAAGACAGATTAGGCATAGCACTGCATGAGATGAAAGGGCAGATCAAGGAAAGAACCGCGTCCTTGTCAAACAGTCTCAATATTAATCAGGGCATAGTCAACACATCCGTCGATGGCATCGTCTCCCTTCAAGATGATGGCACCATCATTTCGGTCAATGCTGCGACCGAGATGATGTTTAAGTATTCAGCCGAGTCACTCATCGGTAAGAATATCAAGATAATGATGCCTGAACTTTTTCATTCTGAACATGACGATTATTTAAGCCGAGATAAAACGGTAGGACTCAAGGATGCTGTAGGTAAGGGGCGTGAGGCTGTCGCCCTGCGTAGCGATGGCAGTACATTTCCGTTATTTCTGTCGGTGGGCCTGGTTAAACAAGGCAAAGAGGTGATGTATACCATTTTTATTCGCGATATCACTCAAGAGAAACAATATGAACAGGATCTAAAAAAGACCAATGAAGATCTGTTGAAGCAAAATGAGATGAAGAACCAAGTGTCTGTTATCAATGAGTTGACTCAAGGGGCATCAAAGATTAGGGCCATGGCCGATAATATCATCTCTGCGCTAGCCGAAATGATGCAAGCCGGGCATGGAGTCCTCTACACCTGTGGGGATGAAGATGATGGTTTAAGTTTGTCGGGAAGTTATGCATTTAAGAAGCGAAAGGCGATATTATCCAGTATTCCCATAGGAGAGGGACTCGTTGGCCAGTGTGCTAAAGAGAAGAAAACCATCTTATTGACTCAAGTCCCCGGTGATTATATTCAAATTAACTCAGGGCTGGGTGAAAGCTCGCCCTTGAACGTGCTTGTGGTACCCGTATTATTCGAAGACGAGTTGATGGGGGTGATTGAACTGGCATCATTTCAAACATTCAGTGATGAACAGATCGAGGTTATCGAACTCATCTGCAGTAACCTGGGTATTGTTATCAATAACCTCAGAAGTCAAGAGCGGACACAGACATTACTGCTTGAAACCCAAATGCAAGCGGAAGAGTTGCAGGCGCAGCAAGAGGAACTGAAAAGCTCAAATGAGAGCCTACTTGAACAGACTCAACTGCTTAAAACCTCCGAAGAGGAGCTTAAACAGCAGAGTGAGGAGCTCAAGGTATCCAACGAAGAGTTGGAAGAGAAGCAAGTGTTTCTTAAACGTCAAAAAGATGAGATAGAGGCGGCTAAGGTTGACCTCACCATCAAGGCCAATGAACTGGCGCTGGCCAGTAAATATAAGTCAGAATTTCTGGCCAACATGAGTCATGAACTCAGGACGCCTCTCAATAGTTTACTCTTGTTAGCCAAAGGGTTGGCCGACAACAAGAGTCAACATCTGGATGAGGTTGAAGTCGAAGATGCTAAGGTGATTTTCGATGGGGGCAACAATCTCCTCTGCCTCATTAATGACATCATGGATCTCTCTAAGGTTGAAGCAGGCAAGCTCACCATACATATCGAAGAGGTGAACTTGAGTGTGCTTAGCCGTAACCTGAAGCAGGTATTTGACCCTATTGCCAGGAGTCGTAACCTTGAATTCATCATTAATCTGGATGAAAAATTGCCACTGAGTATTACCAGTGACGGTCAGAGGGTCGAGCAGGTACTGAGAAACCTGCTGTCGAATGCGCTCAAGTTCACAGAGACCGGCTCTGTCTCTCTCAATATTGGCTTCGTTAAATCCGAAACCCTCTTTTCCCATAGCAGCTTAGATGCTAACGAGGCGGTGTCACTTGCCGTGGTCGATACTGGTATCGGCATACCTACAGACAAGCTCCAGGCCATTTTTGAAGCATTTCAGCAACAAGACGGGTCTACCAGCAGAAAGTATGGCGGAACCGGTTTAGGTCTCACCATCGCCAGGGAGCTGACGCGTCTGTTAGGTGGAGAGATCCAGCTCGAGAGCTCTCCAGAACAGGGCAGCACCTTTACCTTATACTTGCCCAGTAAGTTTGACTCGGATGGTATAGACCCTAAGTCCGAGGGACACAATGAAGCCATTCTCTCTGAGGTTAAATATACAACAGTGGCGGATGAATCTAGCTCCTCATCAAGCGTCACCCAATCCCCCACTAGGAATCCCGTAAAACATGATCCTGCGATGCAGATCCATCCCGAGTTCATCCCCGATGACAGAAATAGTTTACATGAGGGGGACCGTTCTTTACTTATCATCGACGACGATAGAATTTTTGCCAAAATATTGCGGGATCATGCCCGGGAAAATGGCTACAAATGTCTGGTTGCCGGTGATGGACGTACGGGGATCTACCTGGCACAGGAGTACCAACCCGATGGCATTATTCTTGATATCATGCTACCCGATATCGATGGCCACAAGGTACTGGAACAACTTAAGTTCAGTCTCAAGACACGCCATATACCGGTGGAGATCATCTCGGCCCACAGTGACGATAAAAACGCTGCCTTAGTTCAGGGAGCTATCGGCTTACAAACTAAGCCTGTCAGTCAGGAGCAACTTTTAACCGTATTTGACGAGATAAGGGCATTTTCAGCCACCGAGCTGCGTCATGTGTTAGTGGTAGAAGATGATATCGCCAATCAAACGTCAATCATCAGACTGTTGGAGAACAGTGATATCGACATCAAGTGTGTCGATAACGGCAGTCAGGGAGTCGACGAGATCATGTCGGGTAAATATGACTGCGTCATCTTAGATCTAGGCTTACCGGATTTTAGTGGTTTTGAAGTGCTAAAGCGGATCGATGCCAGTGAGCTTGCTCGAGTACCGCCGGTGATCATCTATACGGGTAAAGAGATCACCGATGAGGAGCAAGATGAACTGAACAAGTATTCATCCACTATCGTCATCAAGGGGGTAGGTTCTGCCGAGCGGTTGCTCGACGATATTTCACTGTTTTTACATGATATCGAGTCTCGTTTTTGTGTCAGTAGCCAAAAGACCATACATATGCTCCACGATGAAGACTCCATGCTTAAGGGCCGTAAGGTTTTGCTGGCCGATGATGACATGAGAAATACCTACGCCCTGTCGAAAAAATTGATCGAGATAGGCTTCGATGTCGAGATGGCCCATAACGGTAAGGAAGCGGTGGAGCAGCTAGAGAAAGATAAAAATTTCGAATTGGTGTTGATGGATACCATGATGCCTGAGATGGATGGTTATGAGGCGACGCGAAAAATACGGGAAATGAGCGATTACAAGCATATCCCTATCATAGCGTTAACCGCTAAGGCAATGCCCGAGGATAGAGAGAAATCTCTCCAAGCTGGCGCTTCGGAATATCTGACTAAGCCGATCGATTTCGATAAATTACTGTCGATTATGCGGATTTGGCTGTTTAGGAACTAG